The following coding sequences lie in one Saccharomyces mikatae IFO 1815 strain IFO1815 genome assembly, chromosome: 10 genomic window:
- the LCB3 gene encoding sphinganine kinase LCB3 (similar to Saccharomyces cerevisiae LCB3 (YJL134W) and YSR3 (YKR053C); ancestral locus Anc_1.217), giving the protein MVDGFNSSNIRKRARTLSNPNDFQEPNYLLDPGNHPSEHFRTRMSKFRFTIREKLLVFTNNQSFTLCRWQKRYRSTFNDLYFTYTSLMGSHTFYVLCLPMPVWFGYFETTKDLVYILGYSIYLSGFFKDYWCLPRPRAPPLHRITLSEYTTKEYGAPSSHTANATGVSLLFLYNIWRMQESSVVLQLMLSCVVVFYYITLVFGRIYCGMHGLLDLASGGLIGIVCFIVRMHFKYKFSNLYIEEYWWFPLFSVGWGLLLLFEHVKPIDECPCFQDSVAFMGVVSGIECCDWLGKVFGITLVYNLEPNCGWRLTLARLLVGVPCVVVWKYVISKPLVYTLLIKVLHLKDDRNVAARKRLEATEKKGGGKYECPLYIGEPKIDILGRFIIYAGVPFTVVICSPVLFSLLHIA; this is encoded by the coding sequence ATGGTAGATGGATTTAATTCCTCGAACATTAGGAAGAGGGCTAGAACTCTCTCTAACCCAAATGACTTTCAAGAGCCGAACTACTTGCTGGACCCTGGTAATCATCCCTCAGAGCATTTTCGAACTCGAATGTCCAAATTTCGGTTTACTATTAGGGAGAAACTATTAGTATTTACCAACAACCAGTCATTCACGTTATGCCGCTGGCAAAAAAGGTACCGGTCTACATTCAATGATCTTTACTTTACTTATACATCCTTAATGGGATCGCACACCTTCTATGTCCTGTGTTTGCCTATGCCTGTGTGGTTTGGATACTTCGAAACTACAAAAGATTTGGTTTATATCTTGGGGTATTCTATCTATTTGAGTGGTTTTTTTAAAGACTACTGGTGTTTGCCCAGACCTAGAGCACCACCATTACATCGGATTACTTTAAGCGAATATACAACAAAGGAGTACGGTGCTCCAAGTTCGCATACAGCAAATGCCACAGGGGTGAGTCTCTTGTTTCTGTACAATATCTGGAGGATGCAAGAATCCTCTGTCGTGCTTCAACTGATGCTGTCATGCGTGGTTGTATTCTATTACATAACTTTGGTTTTTGGTAGAATATACTGTGGGATGCATGGATTATTAGATTTAGCAAGCGGTGGGCTTATTGGAATAGTTTGTTTCATTGTCAGAATGCACTTCAAGTACAAGTTCTCGAACCTGTATATCGAAGAGTATTGGTGGTTTCCTCTGTTTAGTGTAGGATGGGGTCTTCTCCTTTTATTTGAGCATGTCAAACCTATAGACGAATGTCCCTGCTTTCAAGACAGTGTTGCGTTCATGGGTGTTGTATCGGGTATTGAATGCTGCGATTGGCTAGGCAAAGTGTTTGGCATTACGCTAGTGTACAATTTGGAGCCTAACTGTGGCTGGCGGCTGACCCTGGCCAGACTACTGGTGGGCGTACCGTGCGTCGTTGTCTGGAAGTACGTCATCAGTAAGCCATTGGTCTACACGTTGCTCATCAAGGTCTTACATCTTAAAGACGATAGAAACGTTGCAGCAAGAAAAAGGCTGGAAGCCACTGAGAAAAAAGGTGGTGGCAAGTATGAATGCCCACTGTATATCGGAGAGCCCAAGATCGATATCCTGGGCAGATTTATTATCTACGCCGGTGTCCCATTCACCGTAGTAATCTGTAGCCCCGTACTTTTTTCCCTCTTACATATAGCATGA
- the DPI8 gene encoding Dpi8p (similar to Saccharomyces cerevisiae YJL133C-A; ancestral locus Anc_1.218), producing the protein MIAQSTRLAAAVTSSAASVGVSRIAAGAMASAIFKRSPGNSFSSFKEYRENAKTYGPLSASLATRRHLAHVPKL; encoded by the coding sequence ATGATCGCTCAGAGTACTAGATTAGCCGCCGCCGTCACCTCTTCAGCCGCCTCCGTTGGTGTTTCGAGAATAGCCGCCGGCGCTATGGCGAGCGCTATTTTCAAGAGATCTCCAGGAAACTCGTTCAGCTCGTTTAAAGAATATAGGGAAAACGCCAAGACGTATGGACCATTGAGTGCCTCACTGGCTACAAGAAGACATTTGGCTCACGTTCCGAAGCTGTAG
- the MRS3 gene encoding Fe(2+) transporter (similar to Saccharomyces cerevisiae MRS3 (YJL133W) and MRS4 (YKR052C); ancestral locus Anc_1.219) yields the protein MVEDSSNSNSTRPIPAIPMDLPDYEALPTHAPLYYQLIAGAFAGIMEHSVMFPIDALKTRIQSANAKSFSTKNMLSQISHISTSEGTLALWKGVQSVILGAGPAHAVYFGTYEFCKKNLIDSNDTQSHHPFKTAISGACATTASDALMNPFDTIKQRIQLNTSASVWQTTRQIYQSEGLAAFYYSYPTTLVMNIPFAAFNFVIYESSTKFLNPSNEYNPLIHCLCGSISGSTCAAITTPLDCIKTVLQIRGSQTVSLEIMRKADTFSKAASAIYQVYGWRGFSRGWKPRIVANMPATAISWTAYECAKHFLMTY from the coding sequence ATGGTAGAGGACTCATCAAATAGTAATTCAACAAGGCCAATTCCAGCAATACCCATGGATCTGCCCGATTATGAGGCGTTGCCCACCCATGCGCCATTGTACTATCAGCTTATAGCAGGTGCGTTTGCTGGTATAATGGAACATTCAGTGATGTTTCCAATAGACGCTCTTAAGACGCGAATACAATCAGCTAACGCGAAATCTTTCTCCACCAAGAACATGCTCTCTCAAATATCTCATATATCTACTTCCGAGGGTACCCTAGCGTTGTGGAAAGGTGTCCAGTCCGTAATACTAGGTGCGGGACCTGCTCATGCGGTATATTTTGGTACGTATGAGTtctgcaaaaaaaatcttatTGACTCGAACGATACGCAGTCACACCATCCTTTCAAGACAGCCATTAGTGGTGCTTGCGCTACAACTGCGTCGGACGCATTAATGAACCCATTTGATACAATAAAGCAAAGAATTCAGCTTAACACTTCCGCATCAGTATGGCAGACCACAAGGCAGATATACCAATCTGAAGGTTTGGCAGCATTCTATTATTCTTATCCAACCACCTTAGTAATGAACATCCCATTCGCAGCATTTAATTTCGTCATATATGAATCATCCACAAAATTCTTGAACCCATCAAACGAGTACAACCCTTTAATACATTGTCTATGTGGTAGTATCAGCGGATCCACATGTGCGGCAATCACGACACCTTTGGACTGCATAAAAACGGTACTGCAGATAAGGGGCAGTCAAACTGTTTCGTTGGAAATTATGAGAAAGGCAGATACTTTCAGTAAAGCGGCCAGTGCCATATATCAAGTTTATGGTTGGAGAGGGTTTTCGAGAGGTTGGAAACCAAGGATCGTCGCAAACATGCCGGCTACCGCTATATCATGGACAGCTTATGAATGTGCAAAACATTTCCTAATGACATATTAG
- the SMKI10G0830 gene encoding uncharacterized protein (similar to Saccharomyces cerevisiae YJL132W; ancestral locus Anc_1.221), which translates to MRIIYSWLLVSIICLATSIVTKTRAAGVTTHLFYLTRGAPLNLKENYYPWLKAGSFFPDALYSCAPSNKDWSDFAEFTHWPNFLMIALSYWQQKYGENRQLQESSDSLMLKSFIIGVFTHQIVDVSWHSLVTDYRLHGLLRVLSETEFDADIETAHTFLDVMGEFLTLNNAVRDTANNENWEFFAHPDWKLPREEDIMEIIGRAGLSKEKLSYAELDFCVKRGMAATVSESYLFRSQRKKLLNNIYSTSPRANDLIQNHWLGGQSNLVAMLQRCVPFFESLFHRETTDEAQTEELRLCANLPPVSQQEMETSASKSLIKARRNNNHIVISPLKPFSNFGTSLTLGKFQENNKDYLAVSAPLENSVGAIYLVPWDIVSVTNKEDFNVLQPITAMYGSKVDTYSVGDVDYLIVSEPGTCRIDFYLKGVKILTIEDTTTEEAHQLEVALTAIFDGDTVPDLIVSSTSYGVNETGIAKFIPGSAIIDHLVSSDKYHTVDISSFKGIVCLDGYPMKIPFQHFGATIQMSNRNSKQKLIYITCQSLGTVFVYLRDDLHDSSIPEYYITKGGVIDAKDKNHVEWGILPSKEHGMFGSTILSWYFEGKSFVAISQPMFDTVFLYIEESRQVKFLLKLILNINIESGITPNGFGTSLLFNEEESALYISSPESFDERGSIWRIGMNELLQAANHSKRKSFFINNLKYLVLINPDRNSKGVTGFGETMIFGPQNHLVVGIPQYGYGNFDRMQLTGRILVL; encoded by the coding sequence atGAGAATAATCTATTCTTGGTTGCTCGTCTCTATCATTTGTTTAGCCACTTCCATAGTAACAAAAACACGAGCTGCAGGAGTGACTACACATCTATTTTATTTAACAAGAGGTGCCCCcctaaatttgaaagaaaattattatcCGTGGTTGAAAGCTGGCTCTTTCTTCCCGGATGCTCTATACTCATGTGCACCTTCCAACAAGGATTGGTCTGACTTTGCAGAATTCACTCATTGGCCCAATTTCTTGATGATTGCGCTGTCTTACTGGCAGCAAAAGTATGGCGAAAACCGTCAACTTCAGGAATCTAGTGATTCACTTATGCTGAAGTCGTTTATAATAGGAGTATTCACCCATCAGATAGTCGATGTTTCTTGGCATTCATTAGTTACAGATTATAGACTGCATGGTCTACTCCGGGTTCTCAGCGAAACTGAATTTGATGCAGATATTGAAACTGCTCATACATTCTTAGACGTGATGGGTGAATTCCTCACCTTAAATAATGCAGTTCGTGACACTGctaataatgaaaactGGGAATTTTTTGCTCATCCAGATTGGAAATTGCCTAGAGAAGAGGATATAATGGAAATAATAGGGAGAGCTGGACTCTCTAAGGAAAAACTCTCCTACGCAGAACTGGATTTCTGCGTTAAAAGAGGTATGGCAGCAACAGTCAGTGAAAGCTATCTTTTCCGCtctcaaaggaaaaaactATTGAATAATATTTACTCGACCTCCCCAAGAGCTAACGATCTAATACAGAACCATTGGCTAGGGGGCCAATCCAACTTGGTTGCAATGCTCCAAAGATGCGTTCCTTTCTTCGAGTCTTTGTTTCATAGAGAAACTACTGATGAAGCTCAAACAGAAGAGCTAAGATTATGCGCAAATTTACCGCCAGTATCACAACAAGAAATGGAGACGAGTGcttcaaaatctttaatAAAAGCTCgaagaaataataatcaCATTGTTATATCTCCGTTGAAACCGTTTTCCAATTTTGGCACAAGTCTCACGTTAGGGaagtttcaagaaaacaacaaagatTACCTTGCTGTTAGTGCTCCGCTTGAAAATTCCGTTGGTGCAATATACTTGGTACCGTGGGATATTGTATCAGTAACAAACAAAGAGGATTTTAACGTTTTACAACCAATTACTGCCATGTACGGCTCAAAAGTTGATACATACAGCGTAGGGGATGTTGACTACTTGATTGTTTCAGAGCCTGGTACTTGTAGGATCGATTTCTATCTTAAAGGAGTAAAAATCTTAACAATCGAGGATACTACCACCGAAGAAGCGCATCAATTAGAAGTGGCTTTAACGGCAATCTTCGATGGCGATACGGTTCCCGATTTGATAGTATCAAGCACAAGCTATGGAGTAAATGAAACTGGAATCGCAAAATTTATACCGGGATCTGCCATAATAGACCATTTGGTTAGTTCAGATAAATATCATACAGTTGATATTTCATCTTTTAAGGGAATTGTCTGCCTTGATGGTTATCCTATGAAAATACCATTTCAGCACTTCGGGGCAACAATTCAAATGTCCAACAGGAATAGCAAGCAAAAGCTAATTTACATCACCTGTCAAAGTCTCGGTActgtttttgtttatttgcGCGATGATTTACATGACTCGTCAATCCCAGAATACTATATAACAAAAGGCGGTGTAATAGATGCAAAAGATAAGAATCATGTCGAGTGGGGCATACTTCCATCGAAAGAGCATGGTATGTTTGGTTCAACCATACTTTCTTGgtattttgaaggaaaGAGTTTTGTGGCTATATCTCAACCAATGTTTGATACAgtatttttgtatattgAGGAATCCAGGCAAGTAAAGTTTCTCCTGAAGCTGATATTAAATATTAACATTGAATCCGGTATTACTCCTAATGGGTTTGGTACATCTCTGTTGttcaatgaagaagaaagtgcGTTATACATATCATCACCAGAGAGCTTTGATGAAAGAGGAAGTATATGGAGAATTGGAATGAACGAGCTATTACAAGCAGCAAATCATTCGAAGCGGAAAAgcttttttattaataatttgaaatatcttGTGCTCATAAATCCTGACAGAAATAGCAAAGGTGTGACAGGTTTCGGAGAGACCATGATTTTTGGTCCCCAAAACCACCTTGTGGTCGGAATTCCTCAATATGGGTACGGAAATTTTGATCGCATGCAGCTGACTGGCAGAATCTTGGTACTTTAA
- the AIM23 gene encoding Aim23p (similar to Saccharomyces cerevisiae AIM23 (YJL131C); ancestral locus Anc_1.222), which produces MLKLLLREAVSRKTLLKSFRYFHFTKYSHRDNLSPTTDIFRNAMKRKRELASLREQNHGSASKNAVLPTGYIKRQKQPQRNATKKKRIFITWSTGTDRAKEAANSVVTEIFKKNYKGNIKVVDPTTHRIEASNIRYFAKGIDLDKVGLSIVNVEQIDDENQVPLVKIVESRVALKKYSDFLAKKKEKELMQLGVLNKSFKNLVTDKKEGNLKHIKISWQIENDDLEKQKAHEIVSLLKKGSKVTLYLDDKNNINSNNWLESFEELDHFQKDSATRLSKLVLQKRAAVLEILKETVKEHANDPVLLGNIGTKMIMKLTPKDVKPQNNDKKMLKELRRQERQEKLNKRIEKKKEKMKEM; this is translated from the coding sequence ATGTTAAAACTACTTTTGAGAGAAGCTGTATCACGAAAAACGCTGTTAAAGAGTTTTAGATATTTCCACTTCACAAAATATTCCCACAGAGACAATTTATCACCCACCACAGATATATTTCGCAACGCAATGAAACGCAAACGTGAGCTGGCCAGTCTCAGGGAACAAAATCATGGAAGTGCATCTAAAAATGCTGTTCTTCCTACAGGGTATATAAAGCGTCAAAAACAACCGCAAAGAAATGCtaccaagaaaaagagaatctTCATAACATGGAGCACTGGAACAGATAGAGCTAAAGAGGCCGCAAATTCAGTTGTTACTGaaatatttaaaaaaaattataaggGAAACATTAAAGTTGTAGATCCTACTACTCACAGAATCGAAGCATCAAATATTAGGTATTTTGCCAAGGGCATTGACCTTGATAAAGTCGGATTGAGTATTGTCAACGTTGAGcaaattgatgatgaaaatcaaGTCCCACTTGTTAAAATAGTGGAAAGTCGAGTGGcgttaaaaaaatactcaGACTTCCTtgctaaaaagaaagagaaggaaCTAATGCAACTGGGAGTATTaaataaatctttcaaaaatttagTAACCGATAAAAAGGAAGGTAACTTGAAgcatataaaaatatcatgGCAGATTGAGAATGATGACttagaaaagcaaaaggcACACGAAATAGTTTCATTgttaaaaaaaggaagtAAAGTAACATTATATCTTGATGACAAGAATAATATAAACTCGAACAATTGGCTTGAGAGTTTTGAAGAGCTAGACCACTTCCAAAAAGATAGCGCAACCAGACTGTCAAAATTAGTGTTGCAAAAAAGGGCAGCTGTTCTGGagatattgaaagaaacaGTCAAAGAGCATGCTAATGATCCTGTTTTGCTAGGTAACATAGGCAcaaaaatgataatgaaattgaCGCCAAAAGATGTTAAACCACAGAACAACGATAAAAAGATGCTAAAGGAATTGAGGAGACAAGAGAGACAAGAAAAgttaaataaaagaattgaaaaaaagaaagaaaaaatgaaggaaaTGTAA